In the Campylobacter sp. RM6914 genome, one interval contains:
- the argH gene encoding argininosuccinate lyase, which produces MKKMWSGRFSGESSRLLEEFNASIGFDKNLYREDIAGSKAHAKMLGACGILKQNEAEAIIKGLDGVLAEIESGKFEFKIEDEDIHMSVEKRLSEIIGKELGGRLHTARSRNDQVALDFRLFVLRSGKEIMAELRAFIATLANIAKSHKDTLMPGFTHLQHAQPVSLAYHLMAYAFMFRRDFERFASSVERNNLSPLGSAALAGTPHKIDRDMTARELGFKGATQNAMDSVSDRDFALEILFNISVLMTHASRLCEELILWSSQEFGFVTISDTYSTGSSIMPQKKNPDVAELIRGKTGRVNGNLIALLTVMKGLPLAYNKDMQEDKEGVFDSVHTALTSVHILNEMLKEAKFNEQNMLKVTKKGHLSATDLADYLVREKNVPFRTAHFITGKAVAYAENLGVDLSELTGEQLASIDESLSADAVKFLDLNASKEARSSKGGTANASVQVQIDEIESWLKF; this is translated from the coding sequence ATGAAAAAGATGTGGTCGGGGAGATTTTCAGGTGAGAGTAGCAGGCTTTTAGAGGAATTTAACGCATCTATCGGCTTTGATAAAAATTTATACCGTGAGGATATCGCCGGCTCTAAGGCGCACGCAAAGATGCTTGGCGCTTGCGGGATTTTAAAGCAAAATGAGGCAGAGGCTATCATCAAAGGGCTTGATGGTGTTTTAGCTGAGATAGAGAGTGGTAAATTTGAGTTTAAGATAGAGGATGAAGATATCCACATGAGCGTGGAGAAGCGCCTAAGCGAGATCATTGGCAAGGAGCTTGGCGGTAGGCTTCACACCGCGCGTAGCAGAAATGATCAAGTAGCTCTTGACTTTCGCCTTTTCGTGTTAAGAAGCGGCAAGGAGATAATGGCTGAACTACGCGCTTTCATTGCCACACTAGCAAATATCGCAAAGTCTCACAAAGACACGCTGATGCCAGGTTTTACGCACCTTCAGCACGCACAGCCTGTTAGCCTCGCTTATCATTTGATGGCTTATGCATTTATGTTTAGACGCGATTTTGAGCGTTTTGCTAGCTCTGTGGAGCGAAATAACCTATCTCCGCTAGGCTCTGCCGCACTTGCAGGCACTCCGCACAAGATAGATAGGGATATGACGGCACGTGAGCTTGGCTTTAAAGGTGCTACGCAAAATGCGATGGATAGCGTATCTGACCGTGATTTTGCGTTAGAGATTTTATTTAACATAAGCGTTTTGATGACGCACGCTTCAAGGCTTTGCGAAGAGCTAATTTTATGGAGTTCGCAAGAATTTGGCTTCGTAACGATAAGCGATACATACTCAACAGGAAGCTCCATAATGCCGCAAAAGAAAAACCCCGATGTAGCAGAGCTGATACGCGGTAAAACAGGGCGGGTAAACGGTAACTTGATTGCACTTTTAACCGTGATGAAGGGCTTGCCGCTAGCATATAATAAAGATATGCAAGAGGATAAAGAGGGCGTATTTGATAGCGTGCATACCGCACTTACGTCCGTGCATATACTAAACGAGATGTTAAAAGAGGCCAAATTTAACGAGCAAAATATGCTAAAAGTGACTAAAAAAGGGCATTTGAGTGCGACGGATTTGGCTGATTATCTTGTGCGTGAGAAAAACGTGCCGTTTAGAACCGCGCACTTTATCACCGGCAAAGCCGTGGCGTATGCTGAAAATTTGGGTGTAGATCTAAGCGAACTAACAGGCGAACAGCTTGCAAGCATAGATGAAAGCTTAAGTGCCGATGCTGTGAAATTTCTAGATCTAAATGCGTCAAAAGAGGCTAGAAGCTCAAAAGGTGGCACAGCAAATGCGAGTGTGCAAGTGCAGATAGATGAGATAGAAAGCTGGTTAAAATTTTGA
- a CDS encoding AraC family transcriptional regulator — protein MTDIKQLKEQTKEFLLGKYGINGLAKSDIGSLNFYISDTTHDFLSVINEPSLCIILQGVKAVGFSDDMYGYDENTYLLSSTHVPLKVRISQASKEQPYISLALKFSLEEVYEVLKSVDINEGSLQKSEKSEKGVFFSELTDEILEPVLKLVWLLEKPKSKINYLADLAKKEILYTLVTNDKSGYFLSKFAMQGSVSNKISRVIAKIKNDFKEKLSVKELARSYDMSESSLYQNFKVITSLSPLAFQKKIRLEEAKNLLANKRIGVAQVAFDVGYESPSQFSREYARMFGVPPKTHSKILRTGVA, from the coding sequence ATGACTGACATAAAACAACTTAAAGAACAGACAAAAGAATTTCTGCTTGGAAAATACGGCATAAACGGCTTGGCTAAAAGTGATATCGGCTCACTTAATTTTTATATCAGTGATACTACGCATGATTTTTTAAGCGTGATAAACGAACCATCGTTATGTATAATTCTACAAGGGGTTAAAGCAGTGGGCTTTAGTGACGATATGTACGGATATGATGAAAACACCTATCTTCTCTCATCTACTCACGTGCCATTAAAGGTGCGAATTTCACAAGCTTCAAAGGAGCAACCGTATATCTCGCTGGCGTTAAAATTTAGCCTTGAAGAGGTCTATGAGGTGCTAAAAAGCGTAGATATAAACGAAGGAAGTTTACAAAAGAGTGAAAAAAGTGAGAAAGGTGTATTTTTTAGCGAGCTAACTGATGAAATTTTAGAGCCGGTTTTAAAGCTTGTTTGGTTACTTGAAAAGCCAAAATCAAAGATAAACTATCTAGCGGACCTTGCAAAAAAAGAGATACTCTATACCCTTGTAACAAACGACAAAAGCGGGTATTTCCTAAGCAAATTTGCGATGCAAGGCAGTGTATCTAATAAAATTTCACGAGTTATCGCTAAGATAAAAAACGATTTTAAAGAGAAGCTAAGCGTTAAAGAGCTTGCACGCTCTTATGATATGAGTGAGTCTTCACTTTATCAAAATTTCAAAGTTATCACGTCGCTGTCTCCGCTTGCCTTTCAAAAAAAGATCCGCTTAGAGGAGGCTAAAAACTTGCTGGCAAACAAAAGGATCGGCGTTGCACAGGTTGCATTTGACGTGGGATACGAGAGTCCTTCGCAATTTAGTCGCGAGTATGCCAGGATGTTTGGCGTTCCGCCAAAGACGCATAGTAAAATTTTGCGCACCGGTGTGGCGTGA
- the ppa gene encoding inorganic diphosphatase, translated as MDISKIKVGSNPDKINAVIEIPYGSNIKYEIDKESGAVVVDRVLYSAMFYPANYGFVPNTLAADGDPADILVLNEYPLQAGSVIPCRLIGVLVMEDEAGMDEKLLAVPVSKIDPRYDAIKSYEDLPKATLDKVKNFFETYKILEPNKWVKVKEFKGASEAQAILDSAIKNYK; from the coding sequence ATGGACATTTCAAAGATAAAAGTCGGTTCAAATCCGGATAAAATAAACGCAGTTATAGAGATACCTTATGGTTCAAATATAAAATACGAGATAGATAAAGAAAGTGGTGCAGTGGTAGTTGACAGAGTGCTTTACTCGGCCATGTTTTATCCTGCAAACTACGGTTTTGTGCCAAACACATTAGCAGCTGACGGCGATCCGGCTGACATTTTAGTGCTAAATGAATATCCTCTTCAAGCAGGCAGTGTGATACCTTGTCGCCTGATCGGGGTTTTGGTCATGGAAGATGAAGCCGGTATGGACGAAAAGCTTCTTGCTGTGCCTGTTAGTAAGATCGACCCTAGATATGACGCGATAAAATCTTACGAAGACTTGCCAAAAGCGACACTTGATAAGGTTAAAAATTTCTTTGAAACATATAAAATTTTAGAACCTAACAAATGGGTTAAGGTCAAAGAATTTAAAGGTGCTAGCGAAGCACAAGCTATACTAGACTCTGCGATAAAAAACTATAAATAA
- a CDS encoding sugar transferase, with protein MSLLILGNKYKFDQLDIDRLMFKFQNIDFVKYRDRPSREVRKELESLLEDKPYKYIVINTKASVDPKMIKYLTLLQFRLQHKRIKIITIERLLEKYLYKCYIPDDDRDLNFLSDIEPYNTIEYAMKRAIDYFGCIVLFLIHIVIKPYVKKKIAQQSAGALYFRQNRVGLNTKIFECLKFRTMHENSYHNPYTSKEDDRVFKFGNFMRQTRIDEIPQYKNILCGDMHLIGPRTEWDILVKNYEKEIPYYNERHIVRPGVTGWAQVNYPYGANSYDAKQKLMYDLYYIKHWSLWLEIRTIVKTILVIFGKKGL; from the coding sequence TTGTCTTTGCTGATTTTAGGAAATAAATATAAATTTGATCAACTAGACATTGATAGATTGATGTTTAAATTTCAAAATATAGATTTCGTAAAATACCGCGACAGACCGTCAAGGGAGGTAAGAAAAGAGCTAGAAAGCTTACTGGAGGATAAGCCATATAAATACATAGTCATAAACACAAAAGCCTCCGTGGATCCAAAAATGATAAAATACCTAACTCTTTTGCAATTTAGACTTCAACATAAACGCATAAAAATCATCACGATAGAACGACTACTGGAAAAATATCTATACAAATGCTATATCCCGGATGATGATAGGGATTTAAATTTTTTAAGCGACATAGAACCATATAATACCATAGAATACGCAATGAAAAGAGCTATTGACTATTTTGGTTGCATAGTGTTGTTTTTGATACATATTGTTATAAAGCCATATGTTAAAAAGAAGATAGCACAACAATCAGCTGGTGCTTTGTATTTTCGTCAAAACAGAGTAGGATTAAACACAAAAATATTTGAATGTCTGAAATTTCGCACAATGCATGAAAATTCCTACCATAACCCCTACACAAGCAAAGAGGATGATAGGGTATTTAAATTTGGAAACTTTATGCGACAAACTCGCATCGACGAAATACCGCAGTATAAAAATATCTTGTGTGGCGACATGCATTTAATAGGCCCTAGAACAGAGTGGGATATACTCGTAAAAAACTATGAAAAAGAAATTCCTTACTACAATGAACGACACATTGTTCGCCCTGGAGTTACTGGCTGGGCTCAGGTAAATTACCCATACGGTGCCAATTCGTATGATGCCAAACAGAAGCTGATGTATGATCTTTATTATATAAAACACTGGTCGTTATGGCTAGAGATAAGGACGATAGTTAAAACGATTTTGGTAATTTTTGGTAAAAAAGGACTTTAA
- a CDS encoding glycosyltransferase family 4 protein, whose product MKILFITDNFPPEVNAPATRTYEHVKEWIKDKDVEVTILTCAPNFPHGKVYDGYKNRFYQREKFDGIDVIRVWSYMSKNEGFIKRVLDYTSFAFMAFWIGLFEKFDVIVATSPQFFTTWAGWGLAKIKRKPWVFELRDLWPESIKTVGAMKHGKAIEILEKIELGLYKSSDLVVAVTQAFKQNLINRGIDESKIKVVTNGSNLDLFVPREKDKALLSELKLKDKFVVGYIGTHGMAHSLDFIVRSISKIKDERFHFLFVGDGAVKSSVVGLADSLGLRNVTFLEPVLKDEVPRYLSICDVMLAPLKKDDNFKIVIPSKIFEASAMQKPILLGVEGQAKEILEKYGAGVCFEPENEADFIKKLNTLKDATIYNECKNSCLKLANDYNRKKLANDMIGILKTLA is encoded by the coding sequence ATGAAGATTTTATTTATTACGGATAACTTTCCGCCAGAGGTAAATGCCCCAGCTACCAGAACTTATGAGCACGTAAAAGAGTGGATAAAAGATAAGGATGTGGAGGTAACGATACTTACCTGTGCTCCAAATTTTCCGCATGGTAAGGTTTATGATGGCTATAAAAACCGCTTTTATCAGAGAGAAAAGTTTGATGGTATAGATGTGATAAGGGTGTGGAGCTATATGAGTAAAAACGAAGGCTTCATAAAAAGAGTGCTTGATTATACAAGTTTTGCTTTTATGGCTTTTTGGATTGGGCTTTTTGAGAAATTTGATGTAATAGTAGCTACTTCTCCGCAGTTTTTCACTACTTGGGCTGGGTGGGGACTAGCTAAGATAAAGAGGAAACCTTGGGTATTTGAGCTTCGCGATCTTTGGCCTGAGTCAATAAAGACTGTTGGTGCGATGAAGCATGGCAAGGCAATAGAAATTTTAGAAAAGATTGAGCTTGGACTATATAAAAGTTCTGATTTGGTAGTGGCTGTAACTCAAGCTTTTAAGCAAAATTTGATAAATAGAGGTATAGATGAGAGTAAAATAAAAGTCGTAACAAATGGCTCAAATTTGGATTTGTTTGTTCCAAGGGAAAAAGATAAAGCTCTCTTGAGTGAGCTAAAATTAAAAGATAAATTTGTAGTAGGCTACATAGGCACCCATGGTATGGCACATAGCTTGGACTTTATAGTCCGTTCCATTTCTAAGATAAAGGATGAGAGATTTCACTTTCTATTCGTTGGAGATGGAGCTGTAAAGAGTAGTGTTGTGGGTTTAGCAGACAGTCTTGGCTTAAGAAATGTAACTTTTCTGGAGCCAGTCTTAAAAGATGAAGTACCTAGGTATTTATCTATCTGTGACGTGATGCTAGCCCCTTTGAAGAAGGATGATAACTTTAAAATTGTAATTCCGTCAAAAATATTTGAAGCAAGTGCTATGCAAAAACCTATCTTATTGGGTGTTGAAGGGCAAGCAAAGGAAATTTTAGAAAAATACGGTGCTGGTGTATGCTTTGAGCCTGAAAATGAAGCAGACTTCATCAAAAAGCTAAATACCTTGAAGGACGCTACTATTTATAATGAATGCAAAAATAGCTGTCTAAAACTAGCAAATGATTATAATAGAAAAAAACTAGCAAATGATATGATTGGTATTTTAAAGACTTTAGCTTAA
- a CDS encoding alginate lyase family protein, whose product MSKILRLLNTVKYLKFIQIYYRIFYFLRAKIRKITGFEYKLSKQSNALKLTLQDSIKGISSFNGFEFEILNLKHDFKGDIDWNFSDFGKLWTYNFNYFEFLDKKDDIWTIYDFIEKLPLAKDGLESFPISLRGINWIKFLTKHYINGKKIDDSLYAQYYILLENLEYHLLGNHLLENGFSLIFGGYYFKDTALKESGEKILYKELDEQILADGAHFELSPMYHQLMLFRLLDVINLVQNNSDNDKFLKFLREKAVLMLGYLKAITYKNGDIPMLNDSTSGVAPMSNELFLYAKNLGFDEIKPCELTSGYKKIDKGRYECILDITDVRASYIAGHTHADTFGFEIYIDSKPFIVDCGISTYENNTRRTYEKSTISHNTVEINSHSSSEVWGSFRLADRARVVDSKIGDDFISATHNGYKKFGVLHTRSWEFTEQKIVIKDSLSKSIKAISRLHFHPNVAKDEIGKFVDLKDKDCQIKEYEYALGYNKLQSAFVLEIYFTKELEVEIAV is encoded by the coding sequence ATGAGTAAAATTCTTAGGCTTTTAAATACGGTAAAATATCTAAAATTTATACAGATATATTACAGGATATTTTACTTTTTAAGAGCCAAGATTAGGAAAATTACTGGTTTTGAATACAAACTTTCAAAGCAGTCAAATGCGTTAAAACTTACTTTACAGGATAGCATAAAAGGAATTTCTAGCTTTAATGGCTTTGAGTTTGAAATTTTAAATTTAAAACACGATTTTAAAGGCGATATAGACTGGAATTTTAGTGATTTTGGTAAGCTCTGGACATATAATTTTAACTATTTTGAGTTCTTAGATAAAAAAGATGATATTTGGACCATATATGACTTTATAGAAAAGTTACCTTTAGCAAAGGACGGGTTGGAGTCGTTTCCCATAAGTCTTCGCGGTATAAACTGGATAAAATTTCTAACAAAGCACTATATAAATGGCAAAAAGATAGATGATAGCCTTTATGCGCAGTACTATATTTTGCTTGAAAATTTAGAGTATCATCTGCTTGGAAATCACCTATTGGAAAATGGCTTTAGTCTTATTTTTGGTGGATATTACTTTAAAGATACAGCATTAAAAGAGAGTGGTGAAAAGATACTTTACAAGGAGCTTGATGAGCAGATTTTGGCTGATGGAGCGCACTTTGAGCTAAGTCCTATGTATCATCAGCTTATGCTTTTTAGGCTTCTTGATGTGATTAATTTAGTGCAAAATAATAGCGATAACGATAAATTTTTAAAATTTTTAAGAGAAAAAGCTGTATTAATGCTTGGCTATTTAAAGGCTATAACCTATAAAAATGGCGATATACCTATGCTAAACGATAGCACAAGTGGAGTGGCTCCGATGTCAAATGAGTTGTTTTTATATGCTAAAAATTTAGGATTTGATGAGATTAAGCCTTGTGAGCTAACTAGCGGATATAAAAAGATAGATAAGGGCAGATACGAGTGCATTTTAGATATAACAGATGTTAGGGCTAGTTATATAGCTGGGCATACACACGCAGACACGTTCGGCTTTGAAATTTATATTGATAGTAAGCCTTTTATTGTCGATTGTGGTATAAGCACCTATGAAAATAATACAAGAAGGACTTATGAAAAAAGCACTATTTCACACAATACAGTTGAGATAAACTCCCATAGCAGTAGTGAAGTTTGGGGTTCATTTAGACTAGCAGATAGGGCTAGGGTAGTGGATAGTAAGATTGGTGATGACTTTATCAGTGCTACGCATAATGGATATAAAAAATTTGGCGTTTTGCATACTAGAAGCTGGGAATTTACTGAGCAAAAGATAGTCATAAAAGATAGTTTGAGTAAGAGTATAAAAGCCATATCTAGACTACACTTTCACCCAAATGTCGCAAAAGATGAGATAGGTAAATTTGTGGATTTAAAAGATAAAGATTGTCAGATAAAAGAGTATGAGTATGCACTGGGATACAACAAACTTCAAAGTGCATTTGTGCTAGAAATTTACTTTACAAAAGAGCTGGAGGTTGAGATAGCGGTATGA